The following coding sequences lie in one Saccopteryx bilineata isolate mSacBil1 chromosome 5, mSacBil1_pri_phased_curated, whole genome shotgun sequence genomic window:
- the G3BP2 gene encoding ras GTPase-activating protein-binding protein 2 isoform X1, which translates to MVMEKPSPLLVGREFVRQYYTLLNKAPEYLHRFYGRNSSYVHGGVDASGKPQEAVYGQNDIHHKVLSLNFSECHTKIRHVDAHATLSDGVVVQVMGLLSNSGQPERKFMQTFVLAPEGSVPNKFYVHNDMFRYEDEVFGDSEPELDEESEDEVEEEQEERQPSPEPVQEHANSGYYEAHPVTNGIEEPLEESSHEPEPEPESETKTEELKPPVEEKSLEELEKSTSPPPAEPVSLPQEPPKAFSWASVTSKNLPPSGTVSSSGIPPHVKAPVSQPRVEAKPEVQSQPPRVREQRPRERPGFPPRGPRPGRGDIEQNESDNRRIIRYPDSHQLFVGNLPHDIDENELKEFFMSFGNVVELRINTKGVGGKLPNFGFVVFDDSEPVQRILIAKPIMFRGEVRLNVEEKKTRAARERETRGGGDDRRDIRRNDRGPGGPRGIVGGGMMRDRDGRGPPPRGGMAQKLGSGRGAGQMEGRFTGQRR; encoded by the exons ATGGTTATGGAGAAGCCCAGTCCGCTGCTTGTAGGGCGGGAGTTTGTGAGGCAATATTATACTTTGCTGAATAAAGCTCCAGAATATTTACACAG GTTTTATGGCAGGAATTCTTCCTATGTTCATGGTGGAGTAGATGCTAGTGGAAAGCCCCAGGAGGCTGTTTATGGCCAAAAT GATATACACCACAAAGTATTATCTCTGAACTTCAGTGAATGTCATACTAAAATTCGTCATGTGGATGCTCATGCAACCTTGAGTGATGGAGTAGTTGTCCAGGTCATGGGTTTGCTGTCTAACAGTGGACAGCCAGAGAGGAAGTTTATGCAAACCTTTGTTCTGGCTCCTGAA GGATCTGTTCCAAATAAGTTTTACGTTCACAATGACATGTTTCGTTATGAGGATGAAGTATTTGGTGATTCGGAACCAGAACTTGATGAAG AGTCAGAAGATGAAGTAGAAGAGGAACAAGAAGAAAGGCAGCCATCTCCAGAGCCTGTGCAAGAACATGCTAACAGCGGATACTATGAAGCTCACCCTGTGAC taaTGGCATAGAAGAGCCTTTGGAAGAATCCTCTCATGAACCTGAACCTGAGCCAGAGTCTGAAACAAAGACTGAAGAGCTGAAACCTCCAGTAGAAGAGAAAAGCTTAGAAGAATTAGAGAAGtctacttctcctcctcctgccgaACCTGTTTCTCTGCCACAAGAACCACCAAAG GCTTTCTCCTGGGCTTCAGTGACCAGTAAAAACCTGCCTCCTAGTGGTACTGTTTCTTCCTCTGGAATTCCACCCCATGTTAAAGCACCAGTCTCACAG CCACGAGTTGAAGCTAAACCAGAAGTTCAGTCTCAGCCACCTCGTGTGCGTGAACAACGACCTAGAGAACGACCTGGTTTCCCCCCTAGAGGACCAAGGCCAG GCAGAGGAGATATCGAACAGAATGAATCTGACAACCGAAGAATAATTCGCTATCCAGACAGTCATCAACTTTTTGTTGGTAACTTGCCACATGATATTGATGAAAATGAACTGAAAGAGTTCTTCATGA GTTTTGGAAACGTTGTGGAACTTCGCATCAATACCAAGGGTGTTGGGGGAAAGCTTCCAAATTTTGGTTTTGTGGTTTTTGATGACTCTGAACCAGTTCAGAGAATCTTAATTGCAAAA CCAATTATGTTTCGAGGGGAAGTGCGTTTAaatgtggaagagaaaaaaaccagaGCAGCAAGAGAACGAGAAACCCGAGGTGGTGGTGATGACCGCAGGGATATTAGGCGCAATGATCGAGGCCCTGGAGGTCCACGTGGAATAGTGGGTGGTGGAATGATGCGTGACCGGGATGGAAGAGGACCTCCTCCAAGAGGTGGCATGGCACAGAAACTGGGCTCTGGAAGAGGAGCCGGGCAGATGGAAGGCCGCTTCACAGGACAGCGTCGCTGA
- the G3BP2 gene encoding ras GTPase-activating protein-binding protein 2 isoform X2, with the protein MVMEKPSPLLVGREFVRQYYTLLNKAPEYLHRFYGRNSSYVHGGVDASGKPQEAVYGQNDIHHKVLSLNFSECHTKIRHVDAHATLSDGVVVQVMGLLSNSGQPERKFMQTFVLAPEGSVPNKFYVHNDMFRYEDEVFGDSEPELDEESEDEVEEEQEERQPSPEPVQEHANSGYYEAHPVTNGIEEPLEESSHEPEPEPESETKTEELKPPVEEKSLEELEKSTSPPPAEPVSLPQEPPKPRVEAKPEVQSQPPRVREQRPRERPGFPPRGPRPGRGDIEQNESDNRRIIRYPDSHQLFVGNLPHDIDENELKEFFMSFGNVVELRINTKGVGGKLPNFGFVVFDDSEPVQRILIAKPIMFRGEVRLNVEEKKTRAARERETRGGGDDRRDIRRNDRGPGGPRGIVGGGMMRDRDGRGPPPRGGMAQKLGSGRGAGQMEGRFTGQRR; encoded by the exons ATGGTTATGGAGAAGCCCAGTCCGCTGCTTGTAGGGCGGGAGTTTGTGAGGCAATATTATACTTTGCTGAATAAAGCTCCAGAATATTTACACAG GTTTTATGGCAGGAATTCTTCCTATGTTCATGGTGGAGTAGATGCTAGTGGAAAGCCCCAGGAGGCTGTTTATGGCCAAAAT GATATACACCACAAAGTATTATCTCTGAACTTCAGTGAATGTCATACTAAAATTCGTCATGTGGATGCTCATGCAACCTTGAGTGATGGAGTAGTTGTCCAGGTCATGGGTTTGCTGTCTAACAGTGGACAGCCAGAGAGGAAGTTTATGCAAACCTTTGTTCTGGCTCCTGAA GGATCTGTTCCAAATAAGTTTTACGTTCACAATGACATGTTTCGTTATGAGGATGAAGTATTTGGTGATTCGGAACCAGAACTTGATGAAG AGTCAGAAGATGAAGTAGAAGAGGAACAAGAAGAAAGGCAGCCATCTCCAGAGCCTGTGCAAGAACATGCTAACAGCGGATACTATGAAGCTCACCCTGTGAC taaTGGCATAGAAGAGCCTTTGGAAGAATCCTCTCATGAACCTGAACCTGAGCCAGAGTCTGAAACAAAGACTGAAGAGCTGAAACCTCCAGTAGAAGAGAAAAGCTTAGAAGAATTAGAGAAGtctacttctcctcctcctgccgaACCTGTTTCTCTGCCACAAGAACCACCAAAG CCACGAGTTGAAGCTAAACCAGAAGTTCAGTCTCAGCCACCTCGTGTGCGTGAACAACGACCTAGAGAACGACCTGGTTTCCCCCCTAGAGGACCAAGGCCAG GCAGAGGAGATATCGAACAGAATGAATCTGACAACCGAAGAATAATTCGCTATCCAGACAGTCATCAACTTTTTGTTGGTAACTTGCCACATGATATTGATGAAAATGAACTGAAAGAGTTCTTCATGA GTTTTGGAAACGTTGTGGAACTTCGCATCAATACCAAGGGTGTTGGGGGAAAGCTTCCAAATTTTGGTTTTGTGGTTTTTGATGACTCTGAACCAGTTCAGAGAATCTTAATTGCAAAA CCAATTATGTTTCGAGGGGAAGTGCGTTTAaatgtggaagagaaaaaaaccagaGCAGCAAGAGAACGAGAAACCCGAGGTGGTGGTGATGACCGCAGGGATATTAGGCGCAATGATCGAGGCCCTGGAGGTCCACGTGGAATAGTGGGTGGTGGAATGATGCGTGACCGGGATGGAAGAGGACCTCCTCCAAGAGGTGGCATGGCACAGAAACTGGGCTCTGGAAGAGGAGCCGGGCAGATGGAAGGCCGCTTCACAGGACAGCGTCGCTGA